The proteins below are encoded in one region of Amycolatopsis magusensis:
- a CDS encoding permease translates to MGIISDSARTKPKRGRITSIEVLCAVLLIAILGQGWLQQVLDVPALRTGSTVFVAVCVQALPFLVLGVLISGAIAAFVPARVLRKVLPKRESAAVGVAGLAGVALPGCECASVPVARRLMGQGVAPAAALTFLLAAPAVNPVVLVATAVAFPGEPMMVLARFLASLATAMVMGWLWARFGKLEWIAERALRRLPDSEPGSRWKTFAEIARTDLVEAGGFLVLGALISAALGVLVPPEWFGVLGEQIVLGILVMAVLAVVLALCSEADAFVAASLTAVPLLPKLVFLVVGPAIDVKLFALQAGTFGRSFALRFAPVTFVVATTCAVLAGSFLLGGS, encoded by the coding sequence GTGGGAATCATTTCCGACAGCGCGCGGACGAAACCGAAGCGCGGGCGGATCACCTCGATCGAGGTGCTCTGCGCCGTGCTGCTGATCGCGATCCTCGGGCAGGGCTGGCTCCAGCAGGTGCTCGACGTGCCCGCGCTGCGCACCGGCTCCACGGTGTTCGTCGCCGTCTGCGTGCAGGCGCTGCCGTTCCTCGTGCTCGGTGTGCTGATCAGCGGCGCGATCGCGGCGTTCGTCCCAGCCCGCGTGCTGCGGAAGGTGCTGCCGAAACGCGAGAGCGCCGCGGTCGGTGTGGCCGGACTGGCCGGGGTCGCGCTGCCGGGCTGTGAATGCGCCTCGGTGCCGGTCGCGCGCCGGTTGATGGGGCAGGGCGTGGCGCCCGCCGCCGCGCTGACCTTCCTGCTCGCCGCGCCCGCGGTGAACCCGGTGGTGCTGGTGGCGACCGCGGTCGCGTTCCCCGGCGAGCCGATGATGGTGCTCGCGCGGTTCCTCGCCTCACTCGCCACCGCGATGGTGATGGGCTGGCTGTGGGCCCGCTTCGGCAAGCTCGAATGGATCGCCGAGCGGGCGCTGCGCCGCCTGCCCGACAGCGAACCCGGGTCGCGGTGGAAGACCTTCGCCGAGATCGCCCGCACGGACCTGGTCGAGGCGGGCGGCTTCCTGGTGCTGGGCGCGCTGATCTCGGCCGCGCTCGGTGTGCTGGTGCCGCCGGAGTGGTTCGGCGTGCTGGGCGAGCAGATCGTGCTCGGCATCCTGGTGATGGCCGTGCTCGCGGTGGTGCTCGCGCTGTGCAGTGAGGCCGACGCGTTCGTCGCCGCCTCGCTGACCGCCGTGCCGCTGCTGCCGAAACTGGTGTTCCTGGTGGTCGGCCCGGCCATCGACGTCAAGCTGTTCGCGCTGCAGGCCGGGACCTTCGGCCGGTCGTTCGCGCTGCGGTTCGCCCCGGTCACCTTCGTCGTCGCGACCACCTGCGCGGTGCTCGCCGGCTCGTTCCTGCTCGGAGGTTCGTGA
- a CDS encoding TIGR03943 family putative permease subunit, translating to MRRETQNILLILLGGALLKISFNGDYLRYVKPAHQPWVIAGGAIMVLLGVVAIGRDLLAARRSAAPAEPHAHEGHQHPARSAWLLMVPVLAVFLVAPPALGSDSVTRTQGRTPQSSALRDAQLFPALPEQAVVPLPVSEFVTRAGWDSSGSLNGRTVSLSGFVARDGEDVLLARLVIGCCAADANPVTVRLLGPGTEGLKPDAWIEVTGEVVPGTTTRETNYTPDLTLASVRPVPAPKDPYEY from the coding sequence ATGCGGCGAGAAACGCAGAACATCCTGCTCATCCTGCTCGGCGGGGCGTTGCTCAAGATCAGCTTCAACGGCGACTACCTGCGGTACGTCAAGCCGGCGCACCAGCCGTGGGTGATCGCCGGTGGCGCGATCATGGTGCTGCTCGGGGTGGTCGCGATCGGCCGCGACCTGCTCGCCGCCCGCCGGTCCGCCGCGCCCGCCGAGCCGCACGCGCACGAGGGGCACCAGCACCCGGCCCGGTCGGCGTGGCTGCTGATGGTGCCGGTGCTCGCGGTGTTCCTGGTCGCGCCGCCCGCGCTCGGCTCGGATTCGGTGACCCGCACGCAGGGCCGCACACCGCAGTCGTCGGCGCTGCGGGACGCGCAGCTCTTCCCCGCGCTGCCCGAGCAGGCGGTCGTGCCGTTGCCGGTCTCGGAGTTCGTCACGCGGGCGGGCTGGGATTCGAGTGGTTCGCTGAACGGCCGCACGGTCTCGCTATCCGGGTTCGTCGCCCGCGACGGCGAGGACGTGCTGCTCGCCCGGCTGGTCATCGGCTGCTGCGCGGCTGACGCGAACCCGGTCACCGTGCGCCTGCTCGGCCCGGGCACCGAGGGCCTGAAGCCGGACGCCTGGATCGAGGTCACCGGCGAGGTCGTGCCCGGCACCACGACCCGGGAGACGAACTACACGCCGGACCTCACCCTGGCCTCGGTCCGGCCGGTGCCCGCGCCGAAGGATCCGTACGAGTACTGA
- a CDS encoding NAD(P)-dependent oxidoreductase produces MKKVCIVGASGKLGRYMVRQALDRGYQVVGVCRERSVPKLAEFADRITVVPGPTNDPELIREAVAGCDGVLTVLVPWGVQQYSSGTAQAVLDHAEPEARLIFSCGWHITRDGEDKYSWKFRAFLRVATRLARLVRAAEIDDQVEACRRIFASDRRWTVVRGSDLEEGESQGLPVWSRHVGDPILESNLTRRVDFALFMVEALTDDTLVQETPAIVGCRTPSALAAAS; encoded by the coding sequence ATGAAGAAGGTCTGCATCGTCGGGGCGTCGGGAAAACTGGGTCGGTACATGGTCCGGCAGGCACTGGACCGCGGTTACCAGGTCGTCGGCGTCTGCCGGGAGCGCAGCGTGCCGAAACTGGCGGAGTTCGCCGACCGGATCACCGTCGTCCCCGGTCCGACGAACGACCCGGAGTTGATCCGCGAGGCGGTCGCCGGCTGCGACGGGGTGCTGACCGTGCTGGTCCCCTGGGGCGTGCAGCAGTACTCGTCGGGCACCGCGCAAGCCGTGCTCGACCACGCCGAACCCGAGGCGCGCCTGATCTTTTCGTGTGGCTGGCACATCACGCGGGACGGCGAGGACAAGTACTCGTGGAAGTTCCGGGCGTTCCTCCGGGTCGCCACCCGGCTGGCCCGGCTGGTGCGCGCGGCCGAGATCGACGACCAGGTCGAGGCGTGCCGCCGGATCTTCGCCAGCGACCGGCGGTGGACCGTCGTCCGCGGGAGCGATCTGGAAGAGGGCGAGAGCCAGGGGCTGCCGGTGTGGAGCCGCCACGTCGGTGACCCGATCCTCGAGAGCAACCTGACGCGGCGCGTGGACTTCGCGTTGTTCATGGTGGAGGCGCTCACCGACGACACGCTCGTCCAGGAGACACCCGCGATCGTCGGCTGCCGCACGCCGAGCGCGCTGGCCGCCGCGAGCTAG
- a CDS encoding TetR/AcrR family transcriptional regulator has product MGQRGTKPRRAPLSRDRVVGAAMALADEKGEAGVTMRAVAARLGVEAMSLYNHVAGRDDLLDGMVDAVFGEIELPDPAAGWKESMRDRAASSRAALRRHRWAVGLMDSRKQPGPATLRHHDAVLGALRGGGFSVVMAAHAFSVIDSYLYGFVLQELSLPFSDSSELDEVAAGIVEVAPVGDYPHLMELMTEHALKPGYDYGDEFDFGLALILDALEPDEA; this is encoded by the coding sequence ATGGGACAGCGCGGCACAAAGCCGCGGCGGGCGCCGCTCAGCCGGGACCGGGTGGTCGGCGCGGCGATGGCGCTGGCCGACGAGAAGGGGGAGGCCGGGGTCACCATGCGGGCGGTCGCCGCCCGGCTCGGGGTCGAGGCGATGTCGCTCTACAACCACGTGGCCGGCCGGGACGACCTGCTCGACGGCATGGTCGACGCGGTGTTCGGCGAGATCGAGCTGCCCGATCCGGCCGCGGGCTGGAAGGAGAGCATGCGCGACCGCGCCGCTTCGTCACGGGCGGCGCTGCGGCGTCACCGGTGGGCCGTCGGCCTGATGGACTCGCGCAAGCAGCCGGGCCCGGCCACCCTTCGGCACCACGACGCCGTGCTGGGCGCTCTGCGCGGCGGTGGCTTCTCCGTGGTGATGGCCGCGCACGCCTTCTCGGTGATCGACAGCTACCTCTACGGGTTCGTGCTCCAGGAACTGAGTCTGCCGTTCAGCGACTCGTCCGAACTCGACGAGGTCGCCGCCGGGATCGTGGAGGTCGCGCCCGTCGGCGACTACCCGCACCTGATGGAACTCATGACCGAGCACGCCCTGAAACCGGGTTACGACTACGGGGACGAGTTCGACTTCGGCCTGGCGCTCATCCTCGACGCGCTGGAGCCGGACGAGGCCTGA
- a CDS encoding Fur family transcriptional regulator, with amino-acid sequence MSTPTRGRAPLPGRRSTKQRAAVVELLDAVDDFRSAQELHDELRKRGEGIGLTTVYRTLQSLSEAGEIDVLRTESGEAIYRRCSSHHHHHLVCRRCGYTVEVEGPAVERWAEKIASGNGFSDISHTVEIVGLCADCAKA; translated from the coding sequence GTGAGCACCCCGACCAGGGGCCGGGCCCCGCTGCCCGGCCGCCGCTCCACCAAGCAGCGCGCCGCCGTGGTCGAGCTGCTGGACGCGGTCGACGACTTCCGCTCGGCACAGGAACTGCACGACGAGCTGCGCAAGCGTGGCGAGGGCATCGGCCTGACCACGGTGTACCGGACGCTGCAGTCGCTGTCCGAGGCCGGGGAGATCGACGTCCTGCGCACCGAGTCCGGCGAGGCGATCTACCGCCGCTGCTCCTCGCACCACCACCATCACCTGGTCTGCCGCCGCTGCGGGTACACCGTCGAGGTGGAGGGCCCGGCGGTGGAACGCTGGGCGGAGAAGATCGCCAGCGGCAACGGGTTCTCCGACATCTCGCACACCGTGGAGATCGTCGGCCTCTGCGCCGACTGCGCCAAGGCCTGA
- a CDS encoding ArsR/SmtB family transcription factor: MPTVSPDAAPPGLPEDAEHVHSPARTPSPHAPTPSSGTLVEAGELLRALAAPVRISIVLQLRDGDRCVHELVDSLEVAQPLISQHLRVLKAAGVVHGERRGREVVYRLVDDHLAHIVVDAVAHVQEGRHP, encoded by the coding sequence ATGCCGACGGTGAGCCCGGACGCCGCGCCCCCCGGTCTGCCGGAGGACGCCGAGCACGTGCACTCCCCGGCCCGGACCCCGTCCCCGCACGCGCCGACCCCGTCGTCGGGCACCCTGGTCGAGGCCGGGGAACTGCTGCGCGCGCTGGCCGCGCCGGTCCGCATCTCGATCGTGCTGCAACTGCGCGACGGCGACCGCTGCGTGCACGAACTGGTCGACTCGCTCGAGGTGGCCCAGCCGCTGATCAGCCAGCACCTGCGCGTGCTCAAGGCGGCCGGTGTGGTGCACGGCGAGCGGCGCGGCCGCGAGGTCGTCTACCGCCTGGTCGACGACCACCTGGCGCACATCGTGGTGGACGCGGTGGCGCACGTGCAGGAGGGCAGGCACCCGTGA
- a CDS encoding class F sortase: METPPAVAEVPRRRKLIAIVLAVVAVVVAGVGVWVLVSGPDPAPVAQAPAPAPAAPLPAATSAPQTAVQVAEPAQSPGTVRLPEGGTAKLIRKEVTADGVLPIPDGLDEATWWGAKLGDSQGAALLSGHVNWKRQNGPFDELWRTSPGQEVSVVDTGGGQWKYRITEVVTLHKNDLPDHAQKLFGQDGPHRLVLVTCGGDYVGGTEGYEDNRIVTAELVSRP; the protein is encoded by the coding sequence GTGGAGACGCCACCCGCGGTCGCGGAGGTTCCGCGCCGCCGCAAGCTGATCGCGATCGTGCTCGCCGTGGTCGCGGTGGTCGTCGCCGGAGTCGGGGTCTGGGTGCTGGTGAGCGGCCCGGACCCCGCCCCGGTGGCGCAGGCGCCCGCTCCGGCGCCCGCCGCGCCGCTGCCCGCGGCCACCTCCGCCCCGCAGACCGCGGTGCAGGTGGCCGAGCCCGCGCAGAGCCCCGGCACCGTCCGGCTGCCCGAAGGCGGCACGGCGAAGCTGATCCGCAAGGAGGTCACCGCCGACGGCGTGCTGCCCATCCCGGACGGGCTCGACGAGGCCACCTGGTGGGGCGCCAAGCTCGGCGACAGCCAGGGCGCGGCGCTGCTGTCCGGGCACGTGAACTGGAAGCGGCAGAACGGCCCGTTCGACGAGCTGTGGCGCACCAGCCCCGGCCAGGAGGTCAGCGTGGTCGACACCGGCGGTGGCCAGTGGAAGTACCGGATCACCGAGGTGGTCACGCTGCACAAGAACGACCTGCCGGACCACGCGCAGAAGTTGTTCGGCCAGGACGGGCCGCACCGGCTGGTACTGGTCACCTGCGGCGGGGACTACGTCGGCGGTACCGAGGGCTACGAGGACAACCGGATCGTCACCGCGGAACTCGTCTCACGGCCGTGA
- a CDS encoding glycine--tRNA ligase, translated as MPANTIETVVSLCKRRGFVFPCGEIYGGTRSAWDYGPLGVEIKENIKRQWWKSMVQGRDDVVGLDSSVILPRPVWVASGHVGVFTDPLVECLSCHKRFRADQLAEEYAERTGKEVAEDELSDVPCPNCGNRGQYTEPRDFNMMLKTYLGPVESEEGLHYLRPETAQGIFINFLNVQTTSRKKPPFGIGQIGKSFRNEITPGNFIFRTREFEQMEMEFFVEPGEDEVWHQQWIDTRTAWYTDLGIKAENLRHYEHPKEKLSHYSKRTVDIEYRFGFGGQEWGELEGIANRTDFDLTTHSNHSGVDLSYFDQSTGQRYRPFVIEPAAGVGRSMMAFLVDAYTEDEVPNAKGGVDKRVVLKLDYRLAPYKVAVLPLSRNADLTPKARDVAATLRRNWNVDFDDAGSIGKRYRRQEEIGTPFCVTVDFDSLEDHAVTVRERDSMRQERVSIDQLESYLGARLIGC; from the coding sequence GTGCCCGCCAACACCATCGAGACCGTAGTCAGTCTCTGCAAGCGTCGTGGTTTCGTCTTTCCGTGCGGGGAGATCTACGGGGGTACCCGGTCGGCGTGGGACTACGGTCCGCTCGGCGTGGAGATCAAGGAGAACATCAAGCGCCAGTGGTGGAAGTCCATGGTGCAGGGCCGCGACGACGTCGTCGGCCTGGACTCCTCGGTGATCCTGCCGCGGCCGGTGTGGGTCGCCTCCGGGCACGTCGGCGTGTTCACCGACCCGCTGGTGGAATGCCTGTCCTGCCACAAGCGCTTCCGGGCCGACCAGCTCGCCGAGGAGTACGCCGAGCGCACGGGCAAGGAGGTCGCCGAGGACGAGCTGTCCGACGTGCCCTGCCCGAACTGCGGCAACCGCGGCCAGTACACCGAGCCGCGTGACTTCAACATGATGCTCAAGACCTACCTCGGCCCGGTGGAGTCCGAGGAGGGCCTGCACTACCTGCGTCCGGAGACCGCGCAGGGCATCTTCATCAACTTCCTCAACGTGCAGACCACCTCGCGGAAGAAGCCGCCGTTCGGCATCGGCCAGATCGGCAAGTCCTTCCGCAACGAGATCACCCCGGGCAACTTCATCTTCCGGACCCGCGAGTTCGAGCAGATGGAGATGGAGTTCTTCGTCGAGCCGGGCGAGGACGAGGTCTGGCACCAGCAGTGGATCGACACCCGCACCGCCTGGTACACCGACCTCGGCATCAAGGCCGAGAACCTGCGTCACTACGAGCACCCCAAGGAAAAGCTGTCGCACTACTCGAAGCGCACCGTCGACATCGAGTACCGCTTCGGCTTCGGCGGCCAGGAGTGGGGTGAGCTCGAAGGCATCGCGAACCGCACCGACTTCGACCTCACCACGCACTCGAACCACTCGGGCGTGGACCTGTCGTACTTCGACCAGTCCACCGGCCAGCGCTACCGGCCGTTCGTGATCGAGCCGGCGGCCGGTGTCGGCCGCTCGATGATGGCCTTCCTGGTCGACGCCTACACCGAGGACGAGGTGCCCAACGCCAAGGGCGGGGTCGACAAGCGCGTGGTGCTGAAGCTGGACTACCGGCTCGCGCCGTACAAGGTCGCGGTGCTGCCGCTCTCGCGCAACGCCGACCTCACGCCGAAGGCCCGCGACGTGGCGGCCACGCTGCGCCGCAACTGGAACGTCGACTTCGACGACGCCGGTTCGATCGGCAAGCGCTACCGCCGCCAGGAAGAGATCGGTACCCCGTTCTGCGTGACCGTCGACTTCGACTCGCTCGAGGACCACGCGGTCACCGTGCGCGAGCGCGACTCGATGCGCCAGGAGCGGGTCTCGATCGACCAGTTGGAGTCCTACCTCGGTGCGCGCCTGATCGGCTGCTGA
- a CDS encoding YdcF family protein, with protein MTARIPGRVSAARWVRRAVVGAVLITLLVVGGTAARVWHVARLDDRSPADVIVVLGAAQYNGKPSEVFRARLVHAKQLYDTGVAKYVVTSGGSAEGDSFTEAEAGARWLVERGVPREHTIAVGEGRDTLGTLHAVADEVHRRGLSTVVLVSDPWHSLRSRTMAEDVGLDAWSSPTHSGPIVQTRETQAKYIFRETGALLFYRISKRPADDIGGTGLG; from the coding sequence ATGACTGCGCGAATTCCCGGACGAGTGAGTGCTGCCCGCTGGGTGCGCCGAGCCGTGGTCGGCGCGGTGCTGATCACCCTGCTCGTGGTCGGCGGCACGGCGGCGCGGGTGTGGCACGTCGCCCGCCTCGACGACCGGTCCCCGGCCGACGTGATCGTGGTGCTCGGCGCCGCCCAGTACAACGGCAAGCCTTCGGAGGTCTTCCGCGCCCGGCTGGTGCACGCCAAGCAGCTCTACGACACCGGCGTGGCCAAGTACGTGGTGACCTCGGGTGGCTCCGCCGAGGGCGACAGCTTCACCGAGGCCGAGGCGGGGGCGCGCTGGCTGGTCGAGCGCGGGGTGCCGCGCGAGCACACGATCGCCGTGGGTGAGGGCCGGGACACCCTCGGCACGCTGCACGCGGTCGCCGACGAGGTGCACCGGCGCGGGCTGAGCACCGTGGTGCTGGTCAGCGATCCGTGGCACTCGCTGCGGTCGAGGACGATGGCCGAGGACGTCGGCCTGGACGCCTGGAGCTCGCCGACGCACAGCGGGCCGATCGTCCAGACCCGCGAGACCCAGGCCAAGTACATCTTCCGGGAAACCGGGGCGCTGCTGTTCTACCGGATTTCGAAACGCCCGGCCGACGATATCGGCGGCACCGGCCTCGGCTGA